One region of Desulfitobacterium chlororespirans DSM 11544 genomic DNA includes:
- the pth gene encoding aminoacyl-tRNA hydrolase, translating into MKLIVGLGNPGGQYAETRHNAGFLLLDCLAEELKLDFRPKFQGLMAETMMEGEKVYLLKPQTFMNLSGRSIRELAQFYKIAPEDIMVVYDDMDLPVGRLRLRSSGSAGGHNGIKSTIAELGTEEFWRLKVGIGRPTAGWDSARYVLASFAKEEIPVLEEILDKGMKAVTLWAKGDGDKAMNLYNR; encoded by the coding sequence ATGAAGCTTATCGTCGGTTTGGGCAATCCAGGGGGACAATATGCGGAGACCCGGCATAATGCCGGATTTCTCCTGCTGGATTGCTTAGCTGAAGAATTAAAACTGGATTTTCGCCCCAAGTTCCAGGGCTTAATGGCAGAGACGATGATGGAAGGAGAGAAGGTCTATCTGCTCAAGCCTCAGACCTTTATGAATTTAAGCGGCCGCTCCATCCGGGAGCTGGCCCAATTCTATAAGATTGCCCCGGAGGATATTATGGTGGTCTACGATGATATGGATCTGCCCGTCGGCCGCCTGCGCCTGCGAAGCTCGGGAAGCGCCGGCGGGCATAATGGGATTAAGTCCACCATTGCCGAACTGGGAACGGAGGAGTTCTGGAGGCTTAAGGTAGGCATCGGCAGACCAACCGCCGGCTGGGATTCTGCCCGCTACGTTCTGGCCTCCTTTGCCAAGGAGGAGATCCCCGTTCTGGAGGAGATCCTGGACAAGGGGATGAAGGCGGTCACCCTGTGGGCCAAAGGAGACGGGGATAAAGCCATGAATTTGTATAATAGGTAA
- a CDS encoding YtoQ family protein, with protein MAGEIHTQWREELKEKAAALDLPIEFVSPMQDHDCSDSVGEQVLGTQPNAIFRDEAASKINNLRTQILLGKSDLIIALFGENKYRQWNTAMDANTAIALNKPLIIIPPEALHHPLKELSPKANVTVETIDQAIKVLSYIFDTNA; from the coding sequence CTGGCCGGTGAAATCCACACACAATGGCGTGAAGAGCTTAAAGAAAAGGCTGCTGCACTTGATTTGCCTATTGAATTTGTAAGTCCCATGCAGGATCATGACTGTTCAGATAGTGTCGGTGAGCAAGTTCTCGGAACTCAACCCAATGCTATTTTTCGTGACGAGGCCGCTTCAAAGATTAACAACTTAAGAACACAGATTCTTTTAGGAAAATCCGATCTGATTATTGCTCTTTTCGGGGAGAACAAATATCGGCAATGGAATACAGCAATGGATGCCAATACCGCAATTGCGCTGAATAAACCCCTTATTATTATTCCTCCCGAAGCACTTCACCACCCATTAAAAGAACTTTCCCCAAAAGCCAACGTAACGGTTGAAACCATTGATCAAGCGATTAAGGTACTTTCTTATATTTTTGATACAAACGCCTAA
- a CDS encoding PstS family phosphate ABC transporter substrate-binding protein has protein sequence MKRQFLILMVITAVLLSGCTRQGEAVSGPTVPTQEEKPDNVYNTMSETAVQYGITHENYPRMDGSTSTQGIVMAINRAMYRYLDNENLPLEVSKTVPSYKRLIAGEVDLILVPYPSSEVLALAQESGVELEFHPVAAEALIFITPAENPADNITGDQVRTIYLDYGIQSWSGLGGPDKELIPICRNADSGSQSQLDNLVLYDQPMHPKIQKNYVELTMEGMLELVAFYHHGGLDGQPTDSYALGYTLYTYLQNMNEVTGIGSRLKILSFEGVEPTEENIAKGTYSLADGYYAVLKKDLPEGHSARGILSWLQSDEAVAAIKAQGFIPLGE, from the coding sequence ATGAAAAGACAGTTTTTGATCCTTATGGTTATAACAGCTGTGCTCCTGAGCGGCTGTACCCGGCAAGGAGAAGCCGTATCCGGTCCGACGGTACCGACACAGGAAGAAAAACCGGACAATGTCTATAACACCATGAGTGAAACGGCTGTTCAATATGGTATTACTCATGAGAATTACCCCCGTATGGATGGCTCAACTTCCACTCAAGGAATCGTCATGGCTATCAATCGGGCCATGTATCGCTATTTGGATAATGAAAATCTGCCCCTGGAAGTCTCCAAAACGGTGCCTTCCTATAAGCGTTTAATCGCCGGAGAAGTGGATCTGATTCTTGTGCCTTACCCCTCCTCGGAGGTTCTCGCTTTAGCTCAAGAATCCGGAGTGGAGCTGGAATTCCATCCTGTGGCTGCGGAAGCCCTTATCTTTATCACACCGGCGGAGAACCCTGCGGATAACATTACGGGGGATCAGGTGCGAACCATTTATCTTGATTATGGTATACAGAGCTGGTCCGGGCTGGGAGGGCCGGATAAGGAACTGATCCCCATTTGCCGGAATGCTGACAGCGGCAGCCAGTCTCAGCTGGACAACCTGGTTTTGTATGATCAGCCCATGCACCCCAAAATCCAAAAGAACTATGTGGAGCTGACCATGGAGGGAATGCTGGAACTGGTGGCTTTTTATCATCATGGGGGATTGGATGGCCAGCCGACCGACAGCTATGCCTTAGGCTATACCCTGTATACCTACCTTCAAAATATGAATGAAGTGACGGGAATCGGTTCGCGATTGAAAATCCTCTCCTTTGAAGGGGTAGAACCAACGGAAGAGAACATTGCCAAAGGGACTTATTCTTTAGCCGACGGCTATTATGCCGTATTAAAGAAGGATTTGCCTGAAGGACATAGTGCCAGAGGGATCCTAAGCTGGCTGCAATCGGATGAAGCGGTAGCCGCCATCAAGGCACAGGGTTTTATTCCCCTGGGTGAATAG
- a CDS encoding DUF4143 domain-containing protein: protein MGPVAENYVAQALAANGHNLYYWTSEHTAELDFVLQKISSRLLHSLLREEFWQDG, encoded by the coding sequence ATGGGCCCGGTTGCGGAGAACTATGTTGCCCAAGCTTTGGCGGCAAATGGGCACAATTTGTATTACTGGACCAGTGAGCATACTGCCGAGCTGGATTTTGTCCTGCAAAAGATATCATCCCGCCTACTGCATTCGCTTCTCAGAGAAGAATTTTGGCAAGACGGATAA
- a CDS encoding TorD/DmsD family molecular chaperone, translated as MDTTEQKDLLEIRQFMYSFLSAAFLYPPQAEQVTMILQRQLFKEFPLDIADEQYQEALDNLVRWTNENCASDLVNVTSSLNKDYTTLFIGPGHLAAPPWESVYRTEEKLTFGEPTLEVREWYQRCGLEFVHKNSEPDDHFGLELEFMSKLINSELEAWEEDDVLKAEGLAREQLAFLDEHLLRWAKEFTQDVQASTQTLYYQGLAQLAYSYLIWDYEQLRDGKNT; from the coding sequence ATGGACACTACTGAACAAAAGGATCTGCTGGAGATCCGCCAATTTATGTACTCCTTCTTAAGCGCAGCCTTTCTCTATCCACCCCAGGCAGAACAAGTCACCATGATTTTACAGCGCCAGCTCTTTAAGGAATTTCCCCTGGATATCGCCGATGAGCAGTATCAAGAGGCCTTAGATAACTTAGTTCGTTGGACGAATGAAAACTGTGCCTCCGATCTCGTGAATGTGACTTCAAGCCTAAATAAGGATTATACTACCCTGTTTATTGGTCCCGGCCATCTTGCGGCCCCACCCTGGGAATCCGTGTACCGCACCGAAGAAAAGCTTACCTTTGGCGAACCAACTTTGGAAGTCAGAGAGTGGTATCAACGCTGCGGTCTGGAGTTCGTTCACAAGAACTCTGAGCCGGATGATCATTTCGGCCTGGAGCTGGAGTTTATGAGCAAGCTTATCAACAGTGAGCTTGAGGCTTGGGAGGAAGACGATGTCCTGAAGGCTGAAGGATTAGCCCGTGAGCAGCTGGCTTTCCTTGACGAACATTTGCTGCGCTGGGCAAAAGAGTTTACTCAGGATGTTCAAGCCAGCACTCAGACTCTTTATTACCAAGGATTGGCCCAATTAGCTTATAGCTATCTGATTTGGGATTATGAGCAATTAAGAGACGGTAAGAACACTTAA